From Lemur catta isolate mLemCat1 chromosome 21, mLemCat1.pri, whole genome shotgun sequence, a single genomic window includes:
- the HCAR1 gene encoding hydroxycarboxylic acid receptor 1, with protein sequence MHNGSCCLIEGDPISRVMPPLLILAFVLGALGNGLALCGFCFHMKTWKPSTIYLFNLAVADFLLIVCLPFRTDYYRRQRHWAFEDIPCRVVLFMMAMNRAGSIVFLTVVAVDRYFKVVHPHHMVNAISNRTAAGIVCVLWTVVILGTLYLLMENHLCVQEKSASCESFIMESANGWHDIMFQLEFFLPLGIILFCSFKIVWSLKQRQQLSRQTRMKKAIRFIMVVTAVFVTCYLPSVSARLYFLWTVSSSACDPSVHLALHVTLSFTYMNSMLDPLVYYFSSPSFPKFYTKLKIRNLRPRQPGHPKTPRPEEMAISDLCRKSCISVANSFQSRSDVQWDLQMC encoded by the coding sequence ATGCACAACGGGTCGTGCTGCCTCATCGAGGGGGACCCCATTTCCCGGGTGATGCCGCCACTGCTCATTCTGGCCTTCGTGCTGGGCGCCCTGGGCAACGGGCTGGCCCTGTGTGGCTTTTGCTTTCACATGAAGACCTGGAAGCCGAGCACGATCTACCTTTTCAACTTGGCCGTGGCCGATTTCCTCCTCATAGTCTGCCTGCCCTTTCGGACGGACTACTACCGCAGACAGCGACACTGGGCGTTTGAGGACATCCCCTGCCGGGTGGTGCTGTTCATGATGGCCATGAACAGGGCTGGGAGCATCGTCTTCCTCACGGTGGTGGCTGTGGACAGGTATTTCAAGGTGGTGCACCCCCACCACATGGTGAACGCCATCTCCAACCGCACGGCGGCCGGCATCGTCTGTGTCCTTTGGACCGTGGTCATCCTGGGGACTCTGTACCTTCTGATGGAGAACCACCTGTGTGTGCAAGAGAAGTCGGCGTCTTGTGAGAGCTTCATCATGGAGTCTGCCAACGGCTGGCACGACATCATGTTCCAGCTGGAGTTCTTTTTGCCTCTTGGCATCATCTTGTTTTGCTCCTTCAAGATTGTCTGGAGCCTGAAGCAGAGGCAGCAGCTGTCCAGACAGACTCGGATGAAGAAGGCCATCCGGTTCATCATGGTGGTGACTGCTGTGTTCGTCACGTGCTACCTGCCCAGCGTGTCGGCCAGACTGTATTTCCTCTGGACGGTGTCCTCGAGCGCCTGCGACCCCTCTGTCCACCTAGCCCTCCACGTCACCCTCAGTTTCACCTACATGAACAGCATGCTGGACCCCTTGGTGTATTATTTTTCAAGTCCCTCGTTCCCCAAATTCTACACCAAGCTCAAAATCCGCAATTTGAGACCCAGGCAGCCAGGACACCCAAAGACACCAAGGCCGGAAGAGATGGCAATTTCAGACCTCTGTCGCAAGAGTTGCATCAGTGTGGCAAACAGTTTCCAAAGCCGGTCCGATGTTCAGTGGGATCTCCAAATGTGTTGA
- the DENR gene encoding density-regulated protein, producing the protein MAADISESSGADSKGDPRNSAKLDADYPLRVLYCGVCSLPTEYCEYMPDVAKCRQWLEKNFPKEFAKLTVENSPKQETGISEGQGTAGEEEEKKKQKRGGRGQIKQKKKTVPQKVTIAKIPRAKKKYVTRVCGLATFEIDLKEAQRFFAQKFSCGASVTGEDEIIIQGDFTDDIIDVIQEKWPEVDDDSIEDLGEVKK; encoded by the exons ATGGCTGCTGACATTTCTGAATCCAGTGGGGCTGATTCCAAAGGCGACCCAAGGAACAGTGCCAAGTTAGATGCCGATTACCCACTTCGAGTCCTTTATTGTGGAG TGTGTTCATTACCAACAGAG taCTGTGAATATATGCCTGATGTTGCTAAATGTAGACAATGGTTAGAGAAGAATTTTCCAAAAGAGTTTGCAAAACTTACTGTAg AAAATTCACCCAAACAAGAAACTGGAATTAGTGAGGGTCAAGGAAcagcaggggaagaggaggaaaagaaaaaacaaaagagag GTGGAAGGggtcaaataaaacaaaaaaagaagactgtCCCACAGAAGGTTACCATAGCCAAAATCCCCAGAGCAAAGAAGAAATACGTGACGAGAGTATGTGGCCTTGCAACTTTCG aaattgatCTTAAAGAAGCACAAAGATTTTTTGCTCAGAAATTCTCCTGTGGTGCCTCAGTAACAGGGGAGGATGAAATTATCATTCAGGGAGACTTTACAGATGACATAATTGATGTCATTCAGGAAAAGTGGCCAGAG gTAGATGATGACAGCATTGAAGATCTTGGAGAAGTAAAGAAGTGA